In one window of Enterobacteriaceae endosymbiont of Donacia cincticornis DNA:
- the dnaG gene encoding DNA primase yields MIKYVSRIFINNLLNQVDIVKLIIDKIKLKKKGKNFFGICPFHIEKNPSFVVNSERQLYHCFGCGAHGNIIDFIINYENLSFLESIKLLSNIFNIPIEDNNKSFLFRKRIKDNIYYQLMFNLSFFYKNYLFKSLGKTALKYLLNRGFNLYIIKYFSIGFSPLYWANKRFRNTKNIEILHKKLKILKLNKHNHNYYDIFYNRIIFPIKNIHGFIVGFGGRVFDNKEPKYLNSSENNIFYKSNELYGLFEIKKENNILKKIIVVEGYIDVISLFQFNIKYAVAILGTVITSVHIKKLFNITNNIIYCFDGDQAGIEAQWNSLKKSLPFLVKGKQIFFMILPKGEDPDSLIRKEGKNLFEKRINNTLSFSHFFFKTLFLKNLFSSCEEKTNFIYKALSFIKLIPDNFFQINLIQKLGEKIGILNFLDIYNFLYNQKETIINNSFKKTTVRRLLSLLIQNPKLIKLVPKFKYFKNSNINGLFFFIKFVNFYKNKHITTAEILKQYKGTKLNKIIKMLITWDHMIPDHQIKTFFIYLINKLKINILENRQDYLISLDRKQGLSNEKKKELWSLNKILIKKKNNLKI; encoded by the coding sequence ATGATTAAATATGTATCTCGTATATTTATTAATAATTTATTAAATCAAGTTGACATTGTAAAATTAATTATAGATAAAATTAAATTAAAAAAAAAAGGTAAAAATTTTTTTGGAATTTGTCCTTTTCATATAGAAAAAAATCCTTCATTTGTTGTTAATTCTGAAAGACAATTATACCATTGTTTTGGTTGTGGTGCACATGGTAATATTATTGATTTTATTATAAATTATGAAAATTTATCTTTTCTTGAAAGTATAAAATTATTATCAAATATATTTAATATACCTATTGAAGATAATAATAAATCTTTTCTTTTTAGAAAGAGAATAAAAGATAATATTTATTATCAATTAATGTTTAATTTAAGTTTTTTTTATAAAAATTATTTATTTAAATCTTTAGGTAAAACGGCATTAAAATATTTATTAAACAGAGGATTTAATTTATATATTATAAAATATTTTTCTATTGGTTTTTCTCCCTTATATTGGGCTAATAAAAGATTCCGTAATACAAAAAATATAGAAATTTTACATAAAAAATTAAAAATTTTAAAATTAAATAAACATAACCATAATTATTATGATATTTTTTATAATCGTATCATATTTCCTATTAAGAATATACATGGATTTATAGTTGGTTTTGGAGGAAGAGTTTTTGATAATAAAGAACCTAAATATTTAAATTCTTCAGAAAATAATATTTTTTATAAAAGTAATGAATTATATGGATTATTCGAAATAAAAAAAGAAAATAATATTTTAAAAAAAATAATTGTAGTAGAAGGTTATATTGATGTAATTAGTTTATTCCAATTTAATATAAAATATGCAGTTGCTATACTAGGAACTGTTATAACTAGTGTTCATATAAAAAAGTTATTTAATATAACCAATAACATTATTTATTGTTTTGATGGAGATCAAGCAGGCATAGAAGCACAATGGAATTCGTTAAAAAAAAGTTTACCTTTTTTAGTAAAAGGAAAACAAATATTTTTCATGATTTTACCTAAAGGAGAAGATCCTGATAGTTTAATTAGAAAAGAAGGAAAAAATCTTTTTGAAAAAAGAATAAATAATACTTTATCATTTTCACATTTTTTTTTTAAAACATTATTTTTAAAAAATTTGTTTTCTTCTTGTGAAGAAAAAACTAATTTCATATACAAAGCTTTATCTTTTATAAAATTGATTCCTGATAATTTTTTTCAAATTAATTTAATACAAAAATTAGGAGAAAAAATAGGAATATTAAATTTTTTAGATATATATAATTTTTTATATAATCAAAAAGAAACTATTATAAATAATAGTTTTAAAAAAACTACTGTTCGTAGATTATTAAGTTTATTAATACAAAATCCTAAATTAATTAAATTAGTACCTAAATTTAAATATTTTAAAAATTCGAATATAAATGGTTTATTTTTTTTTATAAAATTTGTAAATTTTTATAAAAATAAACATATTACGACAGCTGAAATATTAAAACAATATAAAGGAACAAAGTTAAATAAAATCATTAAAATGTTAATTACATGGGATCATATGATTCCTGATCATCAAATAAAAACATTTTTTATATATT
- the rpsU gene encoding 30S ribosomal protein S21 has product MPIIKIRDNEPFDLALRRFKRSCEKAGILSEVRRREFYEKPTTARKRAKASAKKRHIKKILRENSKRIRLY; this is encoded by the coding sequence ATGCCAATCATTAAAATACGTGATAATGAACCATTTGATTTAGCTTTAAGACGTTTTAAACGTTCATGTGAAAAAGCAGGAATTTTATCAGAAGTTAGACGTAGAGAATTTTACGAAAAACCAACAACAGCAAGAAAAAGAGCAAAAGCTTCTGCAAAAAAAAGACATATTAAAAAAATATTAAGAGAAAATTCTAAAAGAATTCGTTTATATTAA
- the tsaD gene encoding tRNA (adenosine(37)-N6)-threonylcarbamoyltransferase complex transferase subunit TsaD: MLFMGIETSCDDTSISIYDDKKGILCNNVCTQKIHSKYGGIVPEIAARNHLKKIIPLIKKSLLKINKNLNNIDAIAYTAGPGQINSLIVGATVSHTLAFALNIPIIPVNHMEGHLFSIMLQKKKPYFPFIGLLISGGHTQLIYVYKFGKYKILGKHIDNAVGETLDKVSKLLGLKYPGGKNLFQLSKYGIPKKFIFPRPMTSKKNNLDFSFSGLKTFIQNFIKKQDLKNFQVRANIALAFEDAIIDTLYIKSLWALKKYHINQLVIAGGVSANKKLRKIFYQNFQKYNIKLFYSNKKLCTDNAGMIAYIGSKKLLKKEKKYILTNIVVNSKLSLEDNFLL; the protein is encoded by the coding sequence ATGCTTTTTATGGGTATAGAAACATCATGTGATGATACATCAATATCTATTTATGATGATAAAAAAGGTATATTATGTAATAATGTTTGTACACAAAAAATTCATTCTAAATATGGAGGTATAGTACCTGAAATAGCTGCTAGAAATCATTTAAAAAAAATTATCCCATTAATTAAAAAATCTTTATTAAAAATTAATAAAAATTTAAATAATATTGATGCTATAGCTTATACTGCAGGGCCAGGACAAATAAACTCTTTAATAGTAGGAGCTACTGTTTCACATACTTTAGCATTTGCCTTAAACATTCCTATTATTCCAGTAAATCATATGGAAGGTCATTTATTTTCAATCATGTTACAAAAAAAAAAACCATATTTTCCTTTTATTGGTTTATTAATTTCTGGTGGACATACACAATTAATATATGTATATAAATTTGGAAAATATAAAATTTTAGGAAAACATATAGATAATGCTGTAGGTGAAACTTTAGATAAAGTATCTAAATTATTAGGATTAAAATATCCTGGAGGTAAAAATTTATTTCAATTATCTAAATACGGTATACCAAAAAAATTTATTTTTCCTCGTCCAATGACATCTAAAAAAAATAATTTAGATTTTAGTTTTTCTGGATTAAAAACTTTTATCCAAAATTTTATAAAAAAACAAGATTTAAAAAATTTTCAAGTTAGGGCAAATATTGCACTTGCATTTGAAGATGCAATTATTGATACTTTATATATAAAAAGTTTATGGGCTTTAAAAAAATATCATATAAATCAATTAGTTATTGCTGGAGGAGTTAGTGCAAACAAAAAATTAAGAAAAATTTTTTATCAAAATTTTCAAAAGTATAATATTAAATTATTTTATAGTAATAAAAAATTATGTACAGATAATGCTGGAATGATTGCTTATATTGGATCAAAAAAACTTCTTAAAAAAGAAAAAAAATATATATTAACTAATATAGTTGTAAATTCTAAACTTTCTTTAGAAGATAATTTTTTATTGTAA
- a CDS encoding undecaprenyl-diphosphate phosphatase, whose product MIKLDFFSIIILSMIQSLTEFLPISSSAHIIIFSKILNIINDKNLQIFEVILQLGSTLAIFIIYWKKIIKIILNTIYYNSFNKKKINIFNIIISTSPIIFIGLIFFYKIIKINNILFIKYGLFFGGLLLLFSEIYKPKVYIKNINFISYYFNFIIGCFQCLALLPGISRLGSTLSISLLLGIQRSIAIDFCFIISIPVILGANLLTLYKNYSIITSNNLKILFIGFFLSFIISLFIIKKFIYVINNISLIWFSIYRIFLILILLLIY is encoded by the coding sequence ATGATAAAATTAGATTTTTTTTCTATTATAATATTAAGTATGATACAAAGCTTAACTGAATTTTTACCAATATCTTCAAGTGCTCATATAATTATTTTTTCTAAAATACTAAATATTATTAATGATAAAAATTTACAAATTTTCGAAGTTATCCTACAATTAGGATCAACATTAGCAATTTTTATTATATATTGGAAAAAAATTATTAAAATTATATTAAATACAATTTATTATAATTCTTTTAATAAAAAAAAAATTAATATATTTAATATAATAATATCTACATCACCAATAATTTTTATAGGGTTAATTTTTTTTTATAAAATAATAAAAATTAATAATATATTATTTATTAAATATGGATTATTTTTCGGAGGATTATTATTATTATTTTCTGAAATATATAAACCTAAAGTATATATTAAAAATATTAATTTTATTTCATATTATTTCAATTTTATAATTGGATGTTTCCAATGTTTAGCCTTATTACCGGGTATTTCTAGATTAGGATCAACATTATCTATAAGTTTATTATTAGGAATACAACGTTCTATTGCTATAGATTTTTGTTTTATTATATCTATACCTGTAATTTTAGGAGCAAATTTATTAACGTTATATAAAAATTATTCAATTATAACTTCCAATAATCTTAAAATCTTGTTTATAGGATTTTTTCTTTCATTTATCATTAGTTTATTTATAATAAAAAAATTTATTTATGTAATAAATAATATTTCTTTAATATGGTTTAGTATATATCGTATATTTTTAATATTAATTTTATTATTAATTTATTAA
- a CDS encoding multifunctional CCA addition/repair protein yields MKIYLVGGAVRDHLLKINVKDKDWVVVGADIKSMLKLGFKLVGKDFPVFLHPKTYEEYALARTEYKSGHGYKGFKYYVTPNITLKEDLLRRDLTINAIAQNNLGKFYDPYNGLQDIKNRILKHVSSSFKDDPLRVLRVARFAAKLNYLNFKIHDSTLQLMKIMSNSGELLYLKPERIWKETYSALQSKDPQIYFQILRKCNALSVIFPEIDQLYGIPAPIKWHPEIDTGIHTILTLKIISKLTKNVSTRFAALCHDLGKGLTPKKLWPRHPGHGIAGIPLIKKLCKKLKVPNNIKKLSILAAKVHDIIHDIYHQTPENILNIYNIIDAWRKPERVKQIALISEADARGRLTLESIKYKQGKYFIKMYKFISTLNIKNIINNINLKGVNINKEIQKERLKLLKYFLKFKY; encoded by the coding sequence TTGAAAATTTATTTAGTTGGTGGAGCTGTTCGCGATCATTTATTAAAAATAAATGTAAAAGATAAAGATTGGGTTGTTGTCGGAGCTGATATAAAATCTATGTTAAAATTAGGTTTTAAATTAGTTGGTAAAGATTTTCCTGTTTTTTTACATCCTAAAACATATGAAGAATATGCATTAGCTAGAACTGAATATAAATCAGGACATGGTTATAAAGGTTTTAAATATTATGTTACACCTAATATTACTTTAAAAGAAGATTTATTACGTAGAGATCTTACTATTAATGCTATTGCGCAAAATAATTTAGGAAAATTTTATGACCCGTATAATGGGTTGCAAGATATCAAAAATCGTATATTAAAACATGTATCTTCATCATTTAAAGATGATCCTTTAAGGGTTTTAAGAGTAGCTAGATTTGCTGCTAAATTAAACTATTTAAATTTTAAAATTCATGATAGTACATTACAATTAATGAAAATTATGAGTAATTCTGGAGAATTATTATATTTAAAACCTGAAAGAATTTGGAAAGAAACATACAGTGCACTTCAATCTAAAGATCCTCAAATATATTTTCAAATATTAAGAAAATGTAATGCTTTGTCTGTAATTTTTCCAGAAATAGATCAATTATATGGTATACCTGCACCAATAAAATGGCATCCAGAAATTGATACTGGAATACATACAATACTTACATTAAAAATTATTTCTAAACTTACAAAGAATGTATCAACAAGATTTGCAGCATTATGTCATGATTTAGGTAAAGGATTAACTCCAAAAAAATTATGGCCTAGACATCCAGGACATGGTATAGCTGGAATACCATTAATTAAAAAATTATGTAAAAAATTAAAAGTACCTAATAATATTAAAAAACTATCTATTTTAGCAGCTAAAGTACATGATATTATTCATGATATATATCATCAAACACCAGAAAACATATTGAATATATATAATATTATTGATGCTTGGCGCAAACCTGAAAGAGTAAAACAAATTGCTTTAATAAGTGAAGCCGATGCAAGAGGTAGATTAACGTTAGAATCAATTAAATATAAACAAGGTAAATATTTTATTAAAATGTATAAATTTATTTCTACATTAAATATTAAAAATATAATTAATAATATTAATTTAAAAGGAGTTAATATAAATAAAGAGATTCAAAAAGAAAGATTAAAATTATTAAAATATTTTTTAAAATTTAAATATTAA
- the ribB gene encoding 3,4-dihydroxy-2-butanone-4-phosphate synthase yields the protein MNLLDIEFGNIETRIKNAINFLKKGKGILILDDEKRENESDIVFAAENISIENIAFSIRYGSGIICLCITEYLRKKLKLPMMVKKNTNFYKTGFTVSIEAAKGISTGVSAKDRFTTIKTAISDNVIPTDLNKPGHVFPLRAVDGGLFKRQGHTEATIDLLKIAKMQLVGVLCELTNKNGTMANKFDTISFAKKNKMIVITINDIKQYFMKNNFSSKNL from the coding sequence ATGAATTTACTTGATATAGAATTTGGTAATATTGAAACACGCATTAAAAATGCTATTAATTTCTTAAAAAAGGGAAAAGGTATTTTAATTTTAGATGATGAAAAAAGAGAAAATGAAAGTGATATTGTTTTTGCAGCAGAAAATATTTCTATAGAAAATATTGCTTTTTCTATTAGATATGGTAGTGGTATTATTTGTTTATGCATTACAGAGTATTTACGTAAAAAATTAAAATTACCTATGATGGTAAAAAAAAACACTAATTTTTATAAAACAGGATTTACTGTTAGTATTGAAGCAGCTAAAGGTATTTCTACTGGTGTTTCTGCAAAAGATAGATTTACAACTATAAAAACTGCTATTTCTGATAATGTAATTCCTACAGACTTAAATAAACCAGGACATGTTTTCCCATTAAGAGCTGTAGATGGAGGTCTTTTTAAAAGACAAGGACATACTGAAGCAACAATAGATTTATTAAAAATTGCAAAAATGCAACTTGTGGGTGTATTATGTGAATTAACTAATAAAAACGGTACCATGGCAAATAAATTTGATACTATATCTTTTGCAAAAAAAAATAAAATGATAGTAATTACAATTAATGATATAAAACAATATTTTATGAAAAACAATTTTTCAAGTAAAAATTTATAA
- the rho gene encoding transcription termination factor Rho, whose product MNLTELKNKPISDLIDLGESIYLENLARMRKQDIIFTILKQHSKSGEDIFGDGVLEILQDGFGFLRSSDSSYLAGPDDIYVSPSQIRRFNLRTGDTISGKIRPPKEGERYFALLKVNQVNFDKPENARNKILFENLTPLHANSRLSMERGNGSTEDLTARVLDLASPIGRGQRGLIVAPPKAGKTMLLQNIAQSIAYNHPDCVLIVLLIDERPEEVTEMQRLVKGEVIASTFDEPPSRHVQVSEMVIEKAKRLVEHKKDVIILLDSMTRLARAYNTVAPASGKVLTGGVDANALHRPKRFFGAARNVEEGGSLTIIATALIDTGSKMDDVIYEEFKGTGNMELHLSRKIAEKRVFPAIDYNRSGTRKEELLSSPKELQRMWILRKIIHPMNEIDAMEFLINKLSMTKTNHDFFNMMKRS is encoded by the coding sequence ATGAATCTTACCGAATTAAAAAATAAACCTATATCTGATTTAATAGATTTAGGTGAAAGTATTTATCTAGAAAATTTAGCTAGAATGCGTAAACAAGATATTATTTTTACTATATTAAAACAACATTCCAAAAGTGGTGAAGATATTTTTGGTGATGGAGTATTAGAAATATTACAAGATGGGTTCGGATTTTTACGTTCTTCTGATAGTTCTTATTTAGCAGGTCCTGATGATATATATGTGTCTCCAAGTCAAATTAGACGTTTTAATTTACGTACAGGAGATACTATTTCAGGTAAAATTCGTCCTCCCAAAGAAGGAGAAAGATATTTTGCTTTATTAAAAGTTAATCAAGTAAATTTTGATAAACCTGAAAATGCTAGAAATAAAATTTTATTTGAAAATTTAACACCATTACATGCAAACTCTAGATTAAGTATGGAAAGAGGTAATGGTTCTACAGAAGATTTAACTGCTCGCGTATTAGATTTAGCTTCACCTATAGGAAGAGGACAAAGAGGTTTAATAGTAGCACCTCCAAAAGCTGGGAAAACTATGTTGTTACAAAACATAGCACAAAGTATTGCATATAATCATCCTGATTGTGTATTAATAGTTTTACTTATTGATGAACGTCCAGAAGAAGTTACAGAAATGCAAAGACTAGTAAAAGGTGAAGTAATTGCATCAACTTTTGATGAACCTCCTTCTCGACATGTTCAAGTCTCAGAAATGGTTATTGAAAAAGCAAAAAGATTAGTAGAACATAAAAAAGATGTTATTATTTTATTAGATTCTATGACTAGATTAGCAAGAGCATATAATACTGTTGCACCTGCATCTGGTAAAGTTTTAACAGGAGGAGTTGATGCAAATGCATTACATCGTCCTAAACGTTTTTTTGGAGCTGCAAGAAATGTTGAAGAAGGAGGAAGTTTAACAATTATAGCAACAGCATTAATTGATACAGGATCAAAAATGGATGATGTTATTTATGAAGAATTTAAAGGAACTGGTAATATGGAATTACATTTATCACGCAAAATAGCAGAAAAAAGAGTATTTCCTGCCATAGATTATAATAGATCTGGGACAAGAAAAGAAGAATTATTAAGTTCACCTAAAGAATTACAAAGAATGTGGATTTTAAGAAAAATAATTCATCCTATGAATGAAATAGATGCAATGGAATTTTTAATAAATAAATTATCAATGACAAAAACTAATCATGATTTTTTTAACATGATGAAAAGATCTTAA
- the trxA gene encoding thioredoxin: protein MQYKNNIIINLNDKNFQQEINKNNLVLVDFWAEWCNPCKIFSKVLEEVSLEYKNIVFAKLNIENYKTITEKYNIRSVPTILLFNNGNIIDKIIGSITKIQLKNFLNKNLK from the coding sequence ATGCAGTATAAGAATAATATTATAATAAATTTAAATGATAAAAATTTTCAACAAGAAATAAATAAAAATAATTTAGTTTTAGTTGATTTTTGGGCTGAATGGTGTAATCCATGTAAAATTTTTTCTAAAGTTTTAGAAGAAGTATCACTGGAATATAAAAATATTGTTTTTGCTAAATTAAATATTGAAAATTATAAAACTATAACAGAAAAATATAATATTCGTAGTGTACCTACAATTTTATTATTTAATAATGGAAATATTATTGACAAAATAATTGGTTCTATAACTAAAATACAATTAAAAAATTTTTTAAACAAAAATTTAAAATAA
- the dksA gene encoding RNA polymerase-binding protein DksA, with protein sequence MKKNNNFLSSLNILSFAGVSPYKLKPNEKYMNKKQLLHFKKILESWKKKINKKINNTVTYIKDGTSNFPDPIDRATQEEEFNLELRNRDRERRLIKKIEITLKKFNTKNFGYCDCCEIEIGLKRLEAQPTANLCIDCKTLAEIRAKQIAG encoded by the coding sequence ATGAAAAAAAATAATAATTTTTTATCATCTTTAAATATTTTATCTTTTGCTGGAGTATCTCCATACAAATTAAAACCTAATGAAAAATATATGAATAAAAAACAATTATTACATTTTAAAAAGATATTAGAATCATGGAAAAAAAAAATAAATAAAAAAATTAATAATACAGTTACTTATATTAAAGACGGAACGTCTAATTTCCCTGATCCTATAGATAGAGCGACACAAGAAGAGGAATTTAATTTAGAATTACGTAATAGAGATAGAGAAAGAAGATTAATTAAAAAAATTGAAATAACATTAAAAAAATTTAATACAAAAAATTTTGGTTATTGTGATTGTTGTGAAATTGAAATTGGATTAAAAAGATTAGAAGCACAACCTACTGCAAATTTATGTATTGATTGTAAAACTTTAGCAGAAATACGTGCTAAACAAATTGCAGGATAA
- a CDS encoding ABC transporter permease — MIHPYLIALYTLIKKEINRFIRIWIQTLIPPIMTILLYFIIFGNFISNNINKISGFSYVQFITPGLIMMSIINNSYSNVASSLFNAKFNRSIEELLIAPIPTNIIILGYISGGILRSIIICIFLTITATFFISLHIYSWLFFIIFIFLTSVLFSLLGLLTAIFAKNFDDINFIPTFILTPLTYLGGVFYTTNILSSFWQKILKINPIYYIISVFRYSFLGIHTVSLFLTIKILFFFIVILYLLIFILIEKKICLLY; from the coding sequence ATAATACATCCCTATTTAATCGCATTATATACTCTTATAAAAAAAGAAATAAATAGATTTATTCGTATTTGGATACAAACTTTAATACCTCCTATAATGACAATATTACTATATTTTATAATATTTGGTAATTTTATTAGTAATAATATTAATAAAATATCTGGTTTTAGTTATGTACAATTTATTACACCTGGTTTAATCATGATGAGTATTATTAATAACTCATATTCTAATGTCGCATCATCATTATTTAATGCTAAATTTAATCGTTCTATAGAAGAACTATTAATAGCACCAATACCTACTAATATTATTATTTTAGGATATATCAGTGGAGGTATTTTAAGAAGTATTATTATTTGTATTTTTTTAACTATTACTGCTACTTTTTTTATTTCTTTACATATATATTCATGGTTATTTTTTATAATTTTTATATTTTTAACATCTGTTTTATTTTCTTTATTAGGTTTATTAACTGCTATTTTTGCAAAAAATTTTGATGATATTAATTTTATTCCCACATTTATATTAACTCCGTTAACATATTTAGGAGGTGTTTTTTACACTACTAATATTTTATCTTCTTTTTGGCAAAAAATATTAAAAATAAATCCTATATATTATATTATTTCTGTTTTTCGTTATAGTTTTTTAGGTATACATACAGTATCTTTATTTTTAACTATAAAAATTTTATTTTTTTTTATTGTTATCTTATATCTATTAATTTTTATTTTAATTGAAAAAAAAATATGTTTATTATATTAA
- a CDS encoding ABC transporter ATP-binding protein yields MSYALEIKNLSKNYPNNFKIFENFNLNIKKGDFYALLGPNGAGKTTIINIITSLISKFSGKIKIFGLNITTNTLQVKKIIGLVPQEFNFNPFETVLQILFNQAGYHGLNKKKVVNKILEYLKIIKLWKLRNQKAKNLSGGMKRCLMIIRSLIHNPKLLILDEPTTGIDIESRYNMWNFFKKLNNKKGITIILTTHYLEEAEFLCNHIGIINNGKLIKNCTINNLLNKLKFETFILEYINLNKIFPKIHGYKYTIINSSKLEIIVFQNQNLNNIFIQLTKQNIQVMSLKNKYNKLEKLFIDFISN; encoded by the coding sequence ATGTCTTATGCATTAGAAATTAAAAATTTATCTAAAAATTATCCAAATAATTTTAAAATTTTTGAAAATTTTAATTTAAATATAAAAAAAGGAGATTTTTATGCTCTATTAGGTCCTAATGGTGCTGGTAAAACAACAATTATTAATATAATTACTTCTTTAATAAGTAAATTTTCTGGAAAAATAAAAATTTTTGGATTAAATATTACAACAAATACTCTACAAGTAAAAAAAATAATAGGATTAGTACCACAAGAATTTAATTTCAATCCATTTGAAACAGTATTACAAATATTATTTAATCAAGCAGGGTATCATGGTCTAAATAAAAAAAAAGTTGTAAATAAAATTTTGGAATATTTAAAAATTATAAAATTATGGAAATTAAGAAATCAAAAAGCTAAAAATTTATCAGGTGGTATGAAACGATGTTTAATGATTATTCGATCATTAATTCATAATCCTAAATTATTAATTTTAGATGAACCTACTACAGGAATTGATATTGAATCACGTTATAATATGTGGAATTTTTTTAAAAAACTAAATAATAAAAAAGGGATAACTATTATTTTAACAACTCATTATTTAGAAGAAGCTGAATTTTTATGTAATCATATTGGAATTATTAATAATGGTAAATTAATAAAAAATTGTACTATAAATAATTTATTAAATAAATTAAAATTTGAAACATTTATATTAGAGTATATAAATTTAAATAAAATTTTTCCTAAAATTCATGGATATAAATATACTATTATTAATAGTTCTAAACTAGAAATTATAGTTTTTCAAAATCAAAATTTAAATAATATTTTTATACAATTAACAAAACAAAATATTCAAGTTATGAGTTTAAAAAACAAGTATAATAAATTAGAAAAATTATTTATAGATTTTATTTCTAATTAA
- a CDS encoding Fe-Mn family superoxide dismutase: MNYKLPKLLYKYSDLEPFFDTKTMEIHHTKHHQNYINNTNLILKKNNIKILKINELISNLDNLLIPISQKTLLRNNAGGHANHSFFWKILKKNTKPNNIILNILKDEFSNFENFKKIFEEKALKFFGSGWIWLVKKQNSLKIVTTVNQDNPLMLLNNQKESLGYPLIGLDLWEHAYYLKYQNNRNLYIQSFWNVLNWDKVLQIFLNK; this comes from the coding sequence ATGAATTATAAATTACCAAAATTATTATATAAATATTCTGATTTAGAACCATTTTTTGATACAAAAACAATGGAAATACATCATACTAAACATCATCAAAATTATATTAATAATACTAATTTAATACTTAAAAAAAATAATATTAAAATTTTAAAGATAAATGAATTAATATCTAATTTAGATAATCTTTTAATTCCTATATCACAAAAAACGTTATTACGTAATAATGCAGGAGGTCATGCTAATCATAGTTTTTTTTGGAAAATTTTAAAAAAAAATACTAAACCTAATAATATTATATTAAATATTTTAAAAGATGAGTTTTCTAATTTTGAAAATTTTAAAAAAATTTTTGAAGAAAAAGCTTTAAAATTTTTTGGTTCAGGATGGATATGGTTAGTTAAAAAACAAAATTCTTTAAAAATAGTTACTACAGTAAATCAAGATAATCCACTTATGTTATTAAATAATCAAAAAGAATCTTTAGGATATCCCCTTATAGGATTAGATTTATGGGAACATGCATACTATTTAAAATATCAAAATAATAGAAATTTATATATTCAATCTTTTTGGAATGTTTTAAATTGGGATAAAGTATTACAAATATTTTTAAATAAATAA